In Lineus longissimus chromosome 5, tnLinLong1.2, whole genome shotgun sequence, the genomic stretch CAAAGTGGGTAGTAGGTTGCAGACTCGGGTATCATCACTGCATCTGCAATAGTAATAACAGATGACTTTCTGAATGTATGATTAAACCGTCACCTGTGAAAATTGCAAAAAGTTCATGAATTAAGCATAATGTACAGTCGGTGCTTAGCATAGTGTGGATATCATAGCTTGCATGCCCAACACATCTGCATGTTAACCCCTGTCTGTGTAGGACATGTAAGATACATTTCCTTTGCAGCTGTTATCTCTATAGTGAGGTCAAGATACACGGAATACCAATAGCTTGTAGTCCCACCTCTTCACCCAACACAAAACTGCTTATTCACTATTTATGCATACAGGGGCCGGGCACAACTAATAGCCCTTGCCTTCTTGATTTACCATTATACCATCAGTGCTCTTGAGACAAGCTTTCATTTGGTAATTCAATGGTTATAGCATTAGAGTCATAGTGAGTTAGAATGTTCAAGTGTGCCTCCATATTGCAAAAATTAAACAGTCACAAACATGACCCGATTTACAGTACGTACGGGTAACAATCTGTCCTCCATGGTGTCACTCCTTGTGTAACATCACAGCTCAGATTTCTTTCAGAGATTTCCAGTGAAATTGCCCACTTCCAAAGAATGATAATAAGTGTCATCATAAACCTCATTTCTTCAGCAACATGGGAAATGTTTCTCTCGTGTAAAGCTAGAACGCAGGCATACAGAACCACTCACTAAAGTCACAAAAGCTAAGAAATCCGAAGCGCCGGAACCTGAACCGAGACCTGAATTCTTGGAAAGCTTTGATTTTACCTTTGGAAAAGCAAGTCGTTTTGATAACTCTTGCCCACTGCTCGCATGGGAAGTTTAATCATCTGTTTTTTGAGAAATCTCTAATATGGTGTTCGGTTGTTATCACTGATTGTTGCATATTTCTGTTCCTCTGTCTCCTTGTTTATCATTGATATTCCTTTTGCCTCTAATGTCAGCttcctgtaaattgacctttatCCTTGTTCAAACTAGTTACAAGATCTGCTAAGTGTTAATCGATGCATTCAATCTTGAAATGATAATGATCTCAGTCACACTTTCAGTGACGTGCAGAGTCCTGAAATAGGTCACGAGATCATAAACATTCAGCATTTCACTTTGGGGGTTTTTCTCTTCCTAAAAGCCTCAGAACCTTCTCACTTCCTGGTGGAGGAAGCAGGTTTTGCCTTCTCTCTTCGCCATGTAACCTATTTCATAATAGTCACTTTTGAAGTCACTTTGTACTCATACATAATTGTAAGTTTGTGTGACACGGATATTTCAATAGGGTGTGTGTCAAAATAACATAAAGGTTcagacaaaattgatgtcacGTCTCTGTTACTATAAAACAAGAACCAGTGACGGTCGGCGCTGCATAGTGGCAGTTGTAGCCTTGCAGGTACCCTATTTTGTTGTTGGTCtccatttcatttttaacgTTGTGTTCAAATCAAGACTATTTGTTGTTTTACCTTCAGAAATTCATTCGTGATCCATATTCAACCACTCTGGGTGGGTTCAGCAAAGTGACCAACTTCCTGCGCGATACCCTCCTTCAACCTGACATCCAGGTGCGACCACAAGATGAAATCGCTGACATTCTGCATGAAGAGTTGCCTGTGCCAGGTGTTGACATCAACCATCAGGATGAGCCTGGATATGAGGTTATAACATGCGTAAGTTGTTTATCAGGGTATGAATAACGTATTGGTTCAGCCAAGAAAGTAAAACAAGAACAAAATTCATCGCAGATAGTGGAATATCAGCCTAAAAGAGTGATAGTTTATGAGAGCATGCTTTGCCGATTCCCTTGACAAGTGAAACTTTGCCAGTGTAACACAAGGCCTAAAATGCTAAAATGACAGCTCTTGCTTTTTGTCTTGAATTGAATTGACGGCTTCTTCTATTCAGACTGAACTTCCACCTCGACTAGAAGTAAAGAGGGGTTACCCCCTGTCACCTGGCCAGTGGTCCAAGCACATGGACAAAGAGGGCTTCGTTCACAATCTACCAGAAGTCATGGAAATAATATTCAAAGGGGTAAGAAATCTTCGGAAAATCGAATGAAACATTACAGTGTTCTTGCTCATAGACACAGAGATGAAACAGCGGCGATCTTTCCAAGAGTTGAACATACAAGTACCTGATTATAGGCTTGGTGGTCTAACTTCTATTTCACTGATCTCCCTTCTTCATCAGAAGTTCATGTTTTGCTtttatattgaaatattgtATTTCAGGGAGTTGATCCTTCAATAAGAATAGAAGTATGGAAGTTTCTGCTTGACACATATAAATGGGAGTCGACATACAAGGAAAGAACAGAAACCCGAAAGAAGAGGGTGTAAGTCTCATTTTCTGCTTGAAATAAACTAGGTTCTGGTGCTAATGTGTCTTCACTGAACATTTCCTGCAGATTTCAATGGCGCATAGACTTCTCTGCCTGAAGTCTGGTCTACTACTTGACTGTTGTTACATGAACTGTTGTAAAATCACCTTCTGAAGTTCATTTAAATGTTACATTTCAATACAGCAAGTAACTGTGTATTTAGTATGTTCTGGGGGACACATTGTTTGAAATGACATATCGAAAATACCCACAGTATGTGGCAATGGGGCATGCTTGATCTAGACTCCTCAACGAATTACCAGAGTTGGATTTAAACCCAGCTGTCAGTTGCTGGTGGCTGCGGATCTTAACCTACTAATGATGTTTTCCAGGGATGACTATTTCCGGATGAAActgcagtggaaatcagtgtcTGAGGAGCAGGAGAAACGGTTTTCCTTCATGAGAGACCGGAAGAGCTTGATAGAAAAAGACGTCAACCGGACAGACAGGACGCACAAGTTCTTTCAAGGGGAGAATAATCCAAATCTCCAAGTTCTGAATGATATTCTACTGACATACTGCATGTATAACTTTGATTTAGGTGGGTTCTTGGTTTGATTATCTATTATTGTTGGAGTTACGAGACCATGTCATAACCCCCCCCTCCCATGATATTCCCAGTGGGAGAGCATGGTTGTTCCTGAGATAGGGCAGCTCCATCTGCATTGGGACTATAATTGGGCCATTCACCTTGATGAAATCAACTGTTCCCGTAACAGTTGGAAGAATGAATTAGGATATTTGTAGGTCTTGGCCACACATCCCACTATTTCAGTTGAAAACACCAAGAAgttgttttgtcatttcaggTTATGTGCAGGGTATGAGCGATCTGTTGGCCCCAATCTTGGTTGTAATGGAGAATGAAGTGGATTCATTTTGGTGCTTTGCGGGATTTATGGAGAATGTCGCTCACAACTTTGAGATGGATCAGCAGGGCATGAAGACACAGTTATCACAGCTTCATACATTGGTACAGTTCCTAGACCCACAGCTTTGTAATTATTTAGGTAGGTAAAATGATCACTAAGAGTCCGAATTTTGTTGTCATTAGGGAGGTTGATTGTTCGCTGAAACtttcctggtaaaggaatttgAGTGTGGTCACAAACTAAAAATACTGTGCTGCTGAATTTTGTAGATACTGCCAGGTAGGTTAACTTATGATATTTGTGTTTTTCAGAGAGTCATGATTCCAGTAACATGTACTTCTGTTTCCGATGGCTGCTCATTATATTCAAGAGAGAGTTCTCGTTTCCTGAAGTCATGAGGCTATGGGAGGTTAGTAGAATACCAACATTGGCTAACTAGCTAGAACTCGCCACCAGAAACTAGGCTCGAAACAATATCTGTGATGTCAGTTTTGTTAAGAACATTGTCAGGGATTCTGGCCATTATTGAATCTGACATACGTACAAAAGGCAGGACATCTCTTGTGCTGTGGGATAgtcaccaaaatcatcaaattgATCAGTCAAATTGTGCTTATTCTTGCATCTCTCCAAATTTGTTATCTTCAGGTGATGTGGACAAATAAACCTTGCAAGAACTACCATCTCCTAATCTGTATTGCCATACTAGACACCGAGAAGAACACACTCATTGAGAATGGGTTTGGCTTTACGGAGATACTCAAGGTGAGAACCAGAATCATGCCATCAGATACTTTCTTTGTTCACATCAGTGTCACTATCCTGCAATGTTGATGCGGGAGTGACGGGCCAGGACTTCATGTTTTGACATGCCATAGTGTTCACTCTACTGTCTATTCAAACAGTAAGTTCCATACCACTCAAAAACATGAATATGCATATTCTTGTGTGCTAATGTTGTCAAGTTAAAGACTGCATTCAGTGCTCAACTCTTCTCTGTTTCTGACTGCATGAATGACCTGGGCTTTCTCTTCCCTTGCAGCACATCAATGATATGTCCGGCCACATTGAGCTCGACTACACcttagaaaaagcggaatcgatTTACCTCCAGCTTGCAAACTGCCAACGACTACCAAAGCAAATCTGTGAGATCATAGGCCTACCGTACCAACCCACTGATGTTATTGATCAAGATGTCTCGCCAAATAGTGATATGTCTCCACAAGGAGGTGCTATGACACTGCCTTTACGGAATGGTAGCACAGTGGACTCGGATCATAACACTGGTCCTACAACCCCTGAGGACAGTAGCATTGAGATACTACCAGATATTGACcctgtaaacagtacaaatccAGCCTGGTAGGCCGAGGCTTTTAACGGGAACGAAGTTTCATATGGGCCTTGTATTTTCTTCTAACATGTTAGCTAAGTATTGACAGTGAAAATGTCTGATAATATTCATCAACTCGAGATGAAACCAAGTTTAGAAATGAAGGAAAGATAGATAATGAATGGTTTAAGGGGTATGTGGACTACTGATCAACAATTAGAAAACTGCCACATTGACTGCAAAGCTTGTAGTTGCTAGGAAACTGGGTAAAATGGCGCTGCTGGTGTTAAATTGGCAACGTCCTCTTTGGAAAGTTTGCAAAATATCTCATCCAGAGAAAGGACGAGGAAAAGGTATTATCTCAATGTCAAATTTCACCCACTTCAATCTTTCATGATCTTTTCTGACAAATATGGACTTTGTGATATTTAATATTTGTTCATGGGCTGTTTGTAGGGATTGTGGAACATGCTTTATCTATCTCTGTTGATATCTATCCATGTTATTCTAAGCTCAGTAAATTGGCTCAATGCAAGTGTTGCTTTGATGTCGAGTTTTGTTGATATGGTACTGTAATAACGTGAAGTGCTGCTGTCACTTGAAGTGTTTTGGAGTCATCGGGGTTCATTGTATGATAGTGTAACACCCCACATATCAAAACCTTACCTAAATCAACAAATCCTCTTATCTGGCTACTGAAATGATGTACAGTTCCTTGCACATGTATATGAAGTGTGAGGTTGGTTCAGGTCAAGAGATCCCGAATACCTCTCGTTCTTATCTGTAAATCTCTGTGGCCATCTGATGGGATTTACAATCTTGTAAAAATTGGCTTTCATTCATTTTGTTCTCGTCTTCTGATGTGTTCAGTGCAATCTTGCAAAAAATTAACTGGTAATCACTAAAAACTGATTGTGGAGCCtgggtttttcttgatataAGATGCTCAAATTATAGAAGTGCCTTTTGTAGCCCTTGGCCAATCTGTTCAGAATGAGTTAAGTCACTAACCTTAATGTGACTAACTTCTTTTAACATCCTGGCCCTGGTAACTCATTGGCTTATCTATTATAGAGTTTTCTCTTCTATTCGTATTGTAATCAGTTTCCACAAAAATAAGATATATTTGAAATGACAAATTGTTCGATAATGCTATAATTTAGAGCATGATACGGCATGGTATGTATTGCTTACATAGCCATTAGGTGCATGCCATGTTGAATCTCCATACCAAGGTAATGATAATGAATTAGAGATGTCAAGTATCTTGGAAAGTCACTGTAAATATTGATGTAAATATGCATTCTGTACAGATTGTGCCAAGTTGGAATAAATGCTGTAGTTTTATATTCCAGGCAAAATTGTGTTGCATTTCCTTATCTGTTGACTCCTCTTCTGCCATGTTGATGAATAGTGGAGGCAAGCCACATAATCAGAAGTATTGTGTGAATAGTGGGAGACTGATAGACTACCTGGGCAGTCCATTGTATCATCGTTATtgggtctccttatggtgaAGAACGAGGCCGATCCACTGTATCCCAAGTGTAGGACTGATGGCCAGGAAATTTCAATGGCCTTCAAATTCGGGAGACATATATCATGGTGGGTACTCTTGATGTCCTTTGGATCGGAAGAGAAAGGGTGGTGCTTTCTCAAATGAACTTGGAGACAGATGGGTGTGCACATCACACTCGATGTCTTTTGAACAGAGATAGATGTTGGTTCTGCTGGTTGTTATGGAGTTGAATGCTACACTCGCTGTCTTACAAACTGGTGGGAGAATGATGATGAGCAGTCTAATGTTGTCCTGAACACCGGGAGAGTGATGGTGGAGCAAGCTCAATGTCTTATGAATTGGGAGATGGGTGGTGGTTGTGCTTGTTGTTATGGAGGTTCAAAAGACAGAATAATGATGGTGCACGCGCTGTCTTACAAACTGGGAGACTGCTGGTCGTGCActctcaatgggtgatatgaatgaagactagcaaatgcttttatctaaaactccatgtacatttacactgggcctttctgtacaaaactgaagtaaaagcaattgctagactttattcatatcacccaatgtctttcTGACCTGGGAGAATGACGTTGGTGGGCTCGGAACATCTTTTAAACCAAGAGAATGAAGGTGTGCAATCCTAATGTCAATTCAACCAATATACATTGATATGGATTTCATCCTTTCAAAACGTTTTGCTGGTTTTGAATCTCGAACTGAAGGGTATGAAACAGAGTGACAAAAGTTCATATTATCATAACATAAGTGTACGTGTATGTACACATTTTTTATTTGTCCTGTTTCGTGATATGTGGAACACATGTactaaacatgataaaacaatgaaataaagttttcaaCAACTGAAGGTACATTGTTTTTTTCCAACAAAACAGGTACCTTCATTACTTTACTTACTTATGGCTCTTAATAATACCTCATGGCAGATGAGGCCACAACAACAATCTGAAAACATCAAGACAGCACCCTTTTTCAACCAAACTTTGCTACAACAGAATTCTGAACTGAGGTTTGGGCTCAAGTACGTGACTCTAACAAGCATACCCTCCGAGTTCATATTCAATCCTGATGACTCCATGAGCATTAAACCAAGGTCATATTCAATCACAATTAGTCCTTTTCAATCATAATGACTCCGATGAGCGTTAATCTGTTGCATCAGTGCCTTTAAGTCATCTTGATATTCTTCCTCATCACTTCCTTCGTTAGCTGTTTCATCAtctttttcttcatcttcttcttctacttcaCCTGAAAGATCAATTTTAACAAAGATAAAAAGGTTTTTGTATGATAATAATGGCAAAGGATATAAAATCAGTCTGAATACAATAAATGTGATAACTTACGCACCTGAGGTCGTAAGGTGCCGAGGGGACCCCCAGAGATGCTAATTTGGCAAATAAGGGCTGTGATCTCATGTTCCCAACCGCCTCGCCCTCAACCACCTACCCCACTGCAATGTAACAACATTGTTTCAAGATGGTACCAATAGCCTGGCAGCCTGGCACTAGCCTACTACATTAGTCCAAATTATCACTGGCACTTCTTCTGGTCACGTCAGGTCAACCCTTAACTTCGAAATTTACTACCCGGTTTAATATATTTATATGAATGAATCAATATGCATTTTGTAGATCTTCAGTCTTCACCTTCATTGCCTTCATCATTATGAACAGCAAGATCCAGTTCTTCCAACAGGTCAACAGGAGCCAGGTCGTCATTTATGGACTTCTCCTCGTCATCCATTAAGAAGTCATCAGTTGTTTCACTGAGTGCTTCATCCTCTCTCTTGGACCGCAGCTGATTGATGAGAGCTAGTTCCTCAACCTGTAAAAGACGAGGGCCATTGAAATGCAAGTCTGTTACATATCACTTATCAGTGCCCTAGCATCAGTGGGCCAGCCCACTGCGCCAGGAGCAATCTGTCAGCTGCCCCCGCCCGAGGCCAGGTAATTAAGCGAGTAAGTTGTTTCACGGAGGGCTTCATCCTCTATTTTGCACCATATTGACTGATAGTtctactatagattcatgcacttgactgggaacaacgtttacatgactagtgttggccgtcgtcacgtcaccatgcattttacattactgtaacatgacgagacgcgacgttttcgtaaacgttggtcccaatcaagtgcatggatctatagttcCCAAACCTGAAAAAGGGGAGGACCTTTTGGCCTACAGAATTAGCCGGGACAGTATactagtagctctgtacattatgtacactctgtccctcttgTACAttattatgtacacattcctatcatttagcacagagtgtcccgggtattctgcagttgtTAGCAACTTTTTTTCATGACGACATATGATAGGAATAGGATAGGCCCAGCTAGGTCATTGCTCATTTGACGTTTTTATTTTacaacaataggcctacaatacaatgATGAAACAATACCCCTCAAAACACACCTTCAGTCTGTTCAACTGGTCATTGAATTTGCTAGCAATTTCAGTAAGGACTTTCTCTTCTTCCTTCAACTCTTTTAATTCAGAAAATGACATGCTGAGGCCTTCAAATCATcttgtatctacatgtaatctGTGGATTGAGCATGTGAGGCAAAGGGGTTTCCTAATTTGCAAAATGGTCTATTATTCGA encodes the following:
- the LOC135488122 gene encoding TBC1 domain family member 15-like isoform X2; the protein is MADERVIFNKEGVFLHSNSDSSSEDSLIGGTLYFVEQIDGLYIDWRPLDDEDDEPSHSEDWAVINAVSYKSDRENGASGSVIMKEREPPPNMPSPQIEKKPRRHKNIIKFDVTDLKSFRRSKPSLGWSYLIFILKDGTTYPALHFHQGGTKILIKELERYLAIKRSAKDSRLYLVREHDPGALHRSFDELQIFGETSADFVSRYDAALAKSAYALRVGGRAHSRSSFSKFIRDPYSTTLGGFSKVTNFLRDTLLQPDIQVRPQDEIADILHEELPVPGVDINHQDEPGYEVITCTELPPRLEVKRGYPLSPGQWSKHMDKEGFVHNLPEVMEIIFKGGVDPSIRIEVWKFLLDTYKWESTYKERTETRKKRVDDYFRMKLQWKSVSEEQEKRFSFMRDRKSLIEKDVNRTDRTHKFFQGENNPNLQVLNDILLTYCMYNFDLGYVQGMSDLLAPILVVMENEVDSFWCFAGFMENVAHNFEMDQQGMKTQLSQLHTLVQFLDPQLCNYLESHDSSNMYFCFRWLLIIFKREFSFPEVMRLWEVMWTNKPCKNYHLLICIAILDTEKNTLIENGFGFTEILKHINDMSGHIELDYTLEKAESIYLQLANCQRLPKQICEIIGLPYQPTDVIDQDVSPNSDMSPQGGAMTLPLRNGSTVDSDHNTGPTTPEDSSIEILPDIDPVNSTNPAW
- the LOC135488122 gene encoding TBC1 domain family member 15-like isoform X1 — encoded protein: MADERVIFNKEGVFLHSNSDSSSEDSLIGGTLYFVEQIDGLYIDWRPLDDEDDEPSHSEDWAVINAVSYKSDRENGASGGSVIMKEREPPPNMPSPQIEKKPRRHKNIIKFDVTDLKSFRRSKPSLGWSYLIFILKDGTTYPALHFHQGGTKILIKELERYLAIKRSAKDSRLYLVREHDPGALHRSFDELQIFGETSADFVSRYDAALAKSAYALRVGGRAHSRSSFSKFIRDPYSTTLGGFSKVTNFLRDTLLQPDIQVRPQDEIADILHEELPVPGVDINHQDEPGYEVITCTELPPRLEVKRGYPLSPGQWSKHMDKEGFVHNLPEVMEIIFKGGVDPSIRIEVWKFLLDTYKWESTYKERTETRKKRVDDYFRMKLQWKSVSEEQEKRFSFMRDRKSLIEKDVNRTDRTHKFFQGENNPNLQVLNDILLTYCMYNFDLGYVQGMSDLLAPILVVMENEVDSFWCFAGFMENVAHNFEMDQQGMKTQLSQLHTLVQFLDPQLCNYLESHDSSNMYFCFRWLLIIFKREFSFPEVMRLWEVMWTNKPCKNYHLLICIAILDTEKNTLIENGFGFTEILKHINDMSGHIELDYTLEKAESIYLQLANCQRLPKQICEIIGLPYQPTDVIDQDVSPNSDMSPQGGAMTLPLRNGSTVDSDHNTGPTTPEDSSIEILPDIDPVNSTNPAW
- the LOC135488122 gene encoding TBC1 domain family member 15-like isoform X3, with protein sequence MADERVIFNKEGVFLHSNSDSSSEDSLIGGTLYFVEQIDGLYIDWRPLDDEDDEPSHSEDWAVINAVSYKSDRENGASGGSVIMKEREPPPNMPSPQIEKKPRRHKNIIKFDVTDLKSFRRSKPSLGWSYLIFILKDGTTYPALHFHQGGTKILIKELERYLAIKRSAKDSRLYLVREHDPGALHRSFDELQIFGETSADFVSKFIRDPYSTTLGGFSKVTNFLRDTLLQPDIQVRPQDEIADILHEELPVPGVDINHQDEPGYEVITCTELPPRLEVKRGYPLSPGQWSKHMDKEGFVHNLPEVMEIIFKGGVDPSIRIEVWKFLLDTYKWESTYKERTETRKKRVDDYFRMKLQWKSVSEEQEKRFSFMRDRKSLIEKDVNRTDRTHKFFQGENNPNLQVLNDILLTYCMYNFDLGYVQGMSDLLAPILVVMENEVDSFWCFAGFMENVAHNFEMDQQGMKTQLSQLHTLVQFLDPQLCNYLESHDSSNMYFCFRWLLIIFKREFSFPEVMRLWEVMWTNKPCKNYHLLICIAILDTEKNTLIENGFGFTEILKHINDMSGHIELDYTLEKAESIYLQLANCQRLPKQICEIIGLPYQPTDVIDQDVSPNSDMSPQGGAMTLPLRNGSTVDSDHNTGPTTPEDSSIEILPDIDPVNSTNPAW
- the LOC135488397 gene encoding snRNA-activating protein complex subunit 5-like, with amino-acid sequence MSFSELKELKEEEKVLTEIASKFNDQLNRLKVEELALINQLRSKREDEALSETTDDFLMDDEEKSINDDLAPVDLLEELDLAVHNDEGNEGEVEEEDEEKDDETANEGSDEEEYQDDLKALMQQINAHRSHYD